In Dehalogenimonas sp. THU2, the genomic window GCCATTATACTATACAAATTAATTGTTGGTGCGTCTTAAGGCAATTTACCGCAATCAGATTAAAATAGGTCTTACAACATCTCCGGTTGTGACCTGCCCCCATCCGTGATACCAGTTGTTAAGTAGTTCCCTTTTCCAGAATATATTTATTTCCCAAACCCGCCAATATCCCATTGACAAACCGCCCTCCCCGGCCTTATTCTATATCCGGCGATAAGTAAAGATAGAACAGGAGTATCTTGTTGAGTCAAGAAGACGGATCCACTGCGCCCCGCCGCCGGGGCGGTCAACCCGGCAATCAGAACGCCCGCACCCATGGTTTCTATTCGGATTACGCCCGGTGTCTCCGCGCGGCTAAAGAGGAGAAGGCCCGCCGGATGGCGGCGCTTTCCGCCTCGGAGCGGGAACTGGCTGTGGCCAGGGCCAGGCTGGTTACGGTGCTTGAAAAAACCCCTGATAACACCCGCGTCATTTTACTGGCTGTGGGCGCGGTTGCCCGAGCGTACGTCGCCAGCCATCGGCACGGCGGCGCTTTGAAAGCCGGTATCCTTGATTTCCTTCGACAGGCTGATCTGCCGTCGCGTCTGACGGAATCCGCATTGGATACGGCGGTGTGGGCGGCGCGGCTTTCCCCGGAACCGGGATTCGACTCAATTATCGAATCCCACGTTTAGCCCAAAGCTGAGAATCGGAATTGTTTTATGAATTTTCATTTTTTGGGTGACGGTGATGTCGCCGAAAGCTCTACGTAACACTCATCGATGAGCCCGCCGGGGAGGGATGCCGTTTGACACCCCGATAAACCGTGGTTAAACTTAAATCATCCCCCATAAAGGAATGAATATGCCTGAAATCATCGACGTCGCCCATCACCTCGACGGCAAACTGGGGCGTTACCTCGCCGACCACCTGGAGATCCACCTTGAGGAAACCGAGGCCAGCGCCGTGTCCTACCGCGGTCGGGAACTGGAAACGGCCACCCGCACCCGGGACGCCGGCGGCAATGTCCGCGCCCTGGTGAATGGAGGGTGGGGCTTCTCCAGCTTCAATTCGTTGGAAGACATCGAGCGGCGTATCGAGCAGGCGGTGGAGCAGGCACGCCTGGCTGGCAGCGGGAGCAGCGAACTGGCTCCGGTACCCCCGGCCACCGCTGAGATCGTCATCGATGAGCGCCACGATCCCCGGCGCGTCAGCTTGGCGGATAAAAAAGCCCTGCTGGACGAATATAATGAAGTGCTGTGGTCTATCCCCGGTTTGCAGACTACTTCCATCGGCTACGGCGACAGCCGCAAGCGATCCATACTGCTGACCTCCGGCGGCAGCTTCATCAGCCAGGAACGGGCGGATATCACCCTCCGGGTGAACGCGGTGGCGGCCGGCGGCGGGGAGGTGCAGCAGTCCGGCATCTCCATGGGCAGCCGCGGCAACTTCGAGGACATAAAGGGGCTTCATAGCCGGGTTAAAGAGACCGCCGAACGCGCCGTGGCCCTGCTCAAGGCGCCCCAGGCTAAAGGGGGTGAATACACCGTAGTGCTGGATCCGGTGCTGGCGGGCGTGTTCGTCCACGAAGCCTTCGGTCACTTGTCGGAAGCCGATCACATCTATGAGAATCCTCAGCTTAAAGAGGTCATGGTGCTGGGGCGGGAGTTCGGCGGTGCGCATCTGAACATCATCGACGACGCCACCATGACGGACCTCCGGGGCGGTTACGCCTACGACGACGAGGGCACGCCGGGGCAGCGGGTGCATCTGATCCGGGAGGGCAGACTCACCGGACGGCTGCATTCACGGGAGACGGCGGCCAAGATGAAAGAAACGCCTTCCGGCAACGCCCGGGCGATCTCTTTCCGGCATCCGCCCATCGTGCGCATGGGCAACACCTTCATCGAGCCGCGGGATGTCACCTTCGACCAGATGATAGGTGATATAAAAGAAGGTATCTACGCCCGTAACTGGTACGGCGGCACCACCTCCATGGAGATGTTCACCTTCTCCGCCGGCGAAGCCTTCATGATAAGGAACGGCAAAGTCGAGGAACTGGTGCGGCCGGTGGTCCTTTCCGGCAATGTCTTCGATACTTTGAAACGCATCGACGCCATCGGCGACGACCTGGATATGAACCAGGGCGGCGGCTGCGGCAAGGGCGGCCAGTCGCCGCTGGCGGTGTCCAACGGTTCACCGCATATCCGTATCCAGCGCTGCCTGATAGGAGGCCGTTAATCATGGGCTTGTCACTTGAAAAACTCCTGGAAAAAGCGGCCGCGGTAGCCGAGCAGGCCGACCTGTATATAGTGGAAAGCGAAGAAACGCCGGTACACTTCGAGGCCAACCGCCTGAAAAGCCTGCAAGCCAAGCAGAGTTCCAGTGTCACCCTGCGCATCATCAAAGACGGACGGCTCGGCCTTGGGGTCAGCGCCCGGCCGGATGACGGTGAGAACATACTGGCCATGGCGCTGGAGACGGCGCGCTTCGGCCAGCCGGTGGATTTCGATCTCCCCGGCCCGCAGGATTATCCCGGGGTCGATACATGGGATGACGCGGTACTCAAAGTCAGCGCCGCCGAGATGGTCGAGATGGGTAAACGGATGATCTCCGCGGTCACTGAACGTTTCCCGGACGTGCTGTGCGACGGCGGCGTGGAGACGGCGCGGATGTCGGTGCGGGTGATGAACTCCCGCGGCGGCGGCACAGCCTATAAGAAAACGGTCATGGGTATCGGCGTCCAGGGCACCTGGGTGCGCGGTACCGATATGCTCTTCGTCGGTGACGGCGAGGATGACTGCCGCATTATCAACAATTCTGACGAAGTTATCGCCAACGTGCTGACCCAGCTTGAACGGGCCAGCCGGAACGTCCCGGTGCAGTCCGGCGAAATGCCGGTCATCTTCACCCCCTCCGGGGTGGCCAGCGCCTTCATACCGGCCCTGGCCTCGGCCTTGAACGGCAAGCTGGTGCTGGAAGGCGCCTCGCCGCTGGCGAAAAGGCTGGGCGAAACGGTCTTCGACGAAAAATTCTCCCTTTACGACGATGCCACGCTGCGGCTCCGCCCGTCATCCCGCCTGTGCGATGACGAAGGCGTGGCCAGCCGCCGCCTGCCGCTTATAGAGAACGGCCGGGTGACCAGCTTCTATTATGATCTGAAAACCGCTGCCAAAGCGGGCACGGCCAGCACCGGCAACGGCAGCCGCGGGCGGGGCGGCGCACCGTCGCCGTCCATTAACGCCCTCACCCTGACCCCGGGCGATACCAGTTTCGAAACCCTGCTGGCCGGCATCGAAGAAGGTCTGGTCGTGGAGTACCTCATGGGCGCGGAGCAGGGCAACGTCCTGGGCGGCGACTTCTCCGGCAACGTCCTCTTAGGTTACAAGGTGGAAAATGGTAAAATAACGGGAAGGGTCAAGGACACGGTTGTAGCTGGCAACATCTACAAACTCCTGAAGAACATGACCCTGGCCTCGGACGCCCGCTGGCAGGGTAATCTTTTTACCCCGTCCATCTTCTGCCCGGCGGTGTCGGTGGCGGCGAAGTAGCTGCGAGTTCCAAGTTACGAGTTATATAGCGTAAAGGAAATATTAAGTGACCAATCTGGTAAGGATACACGCCCGTCCCAAGCTTAAGGAACCATATATGCTGGCCGCCTGGCCGGGTATCGCCAACGTGGCCATGATCGTAGGTACCTACCTGGCGCATAAGCTCAATCCCAAACCCCTGGCCGAGGTGGTGGCGCCGTACTTTTTCGATCCCATCGGCGTGCTGGTGCAGAATAACCTGGTGGAGTCGCCACAGTTCCCGGAAAGCCGGTTTTTCTACTGGAAGAACAAGACCGGCAAACGGGACCTCATCCTGTTCCTGGGCGACGACCAGCCGCAGAGCAAGACCTATGAACTGGCCCATACCGTCATCGACGTCGCCGAGCGCTTCGGCGTCCGCCGCCTGTACACCTGTGCCGCGGCGTTGACCCGCATCCATCATTCGGAACAGCCGAAGGTGTGGGGCGCCGCCACTACGGAGAGCCTCCTTGAGGATATCAAAACGCATAACCTGGTGCTGGGGGGGGACTTGCAGATCTCCGGTTTGAACGGCCTGCTTCTGGGAGTGGCCAAGGATCGGAAGCTAGATGCCATGTGCCTGCTGGGCGAAGTGCCGCATTACGCCTCGCGCTTTCCCAACCCCACCGCCGCCCTGGCCATCGCCGAGGTGCTGCTCAAGATGCTGGATATCGATATCCCCCTCGATGAACTGAAGGAACAGGCGGCCGAAGCCAACAGCCGGCTCAAGGAGATGGCCTCCGAGGCCATGGGCGATTACATCGACTATTTTACCGAACCCATCTGGGAGCGCGGCGGCGAGTTCGAGGAGGATGAAGAGGATGACGAATCCGGCTCACAGAACTGACGGCGTCGAACCGTCATTCGAAAGCGTGCTTATAAAGCTCGCCGACACCGATGAAAAGCTTTCTAACGCCGAGATAGCCGCCCTCAGCCTGGCCTCTCCGGAGAAGGCGGCTCTTTTCAGCCGCTACTGGCCGGAAACTCCCCCGGAGCGCAAAGCGCTGGCGCTGGGGCGGATGCAGGAACTGGCCGAGGACGACGCCACGCTGGATTTCAGCGCCCTTTACCGCCGCATGCTGGGTGACCCCCTGCCGGTGGTGCGCGCGGC contains:
- a CDS encoding TldD/PmbA family protein, which produces MPEIIDVAHHLDGKLGRYLADHLEIHLEETEASAVSYRGRELETATRTRDAGGNVRALVNGGWGFSSFNSLEDIERRIEQAVEQARLAGSGSSELAPVPPATAEIVIDERHDPRRVSLADKKALLDEYNEVLWSIPGLQTTSIGYGDSRKRSILLTSGGSFISQERADITLRVNAVAAGGGEVQQSGISMGSRGNFEDIKGLHSRVKETAERAVALLKAPQAKGGEYTVVLDPVLAGVFVHEAFGHLSEADHIYENPQLKEVMVLGREFGGAHLNIIDDATMTDLRGGYAYDDEGTPGQRVHLIREGRLTGRLHSRETAAKMKETPSGNARAISFRHPPIVRMGNTFIEPRDVTFDQMIGDIKEGIYARNWYGGTTSMEMFTFSAGEAFMIRNGKVEELVRPVVLSGNVFDTLKRIDAIGDDLDMNQGGGCGKGGQSPLAVSNGSPHIRIQRCLIGGR
- a CDS encoding TldD/PmbA family protein, translating into MGLSLEKLLEKAAAVAEQADLYIVESEETPVHFEANRLKSLQAKQSSSVTLRIIKDGRLGLGVSARPDDGENILAMALETARFGQPVDFDLPGPQDYPGVDTWDDAVLKVSAAEMVEMGKRMISAVTERFPDVLCDGGVETARMSVRVMNSRGGGTAYKKTVMGIGVQGTWVRGTDMLFVGDGEDDCRIINNSDEVIANVLTQLERASRNVPVQSGEMPVIFTPSGVASAFIPALASALNGKLVLEGASPLAKRLGETVFDEKFSLYDDATLRLRPSSRLCDDEGVASRRLPLIENGRVTSFYYDLKTAAKAGTASTGNGSRGRGGAPSPSINALTLTPGDTSFETLLAGIEEGLVVEYLMGAEQGNVLGGDFSGNVLLGYKVENGKITGRVKDTVVAGNIYKLLKNMTLASDARWQGNLFTPSIFCPAVSVAAK
- a CDS encoding PAC2 family protein, yielding MTNLVRIHARPKLKEPYMLAAWPGIANVAMIVGTYLAHKLNPKPLAEVVAPYFFDPIGVLVQNNLVESPQFPESRFFYWKNKTGKRDLILFLGDDQPQSKTYELAHTVIDVAERFGVRRLYTCAAALTRIHHSEQPKVWGAATTESLLEDIKTHNLVLGGDLQISGLNGLLLGVAKDRKLDAMCLLGEVPHYASRFPNPTAALAIAEVLLKMLDIDIPLDELKEQAAEANSRLKEMASEAMGDYIDYFTEPIWERGGEFEEDEEDDESGSQN